The Papaver somniferum cultivar HN1 chromosome 6, ASM357369v1, whole genome shotgun sequence genome segment GTTTGCTAATCCATTTTTGACAGTGTTAATGAACCCATGCCTTCACTTGTATTGGTTGTTTTGTTTTAAAAATGAGTTTGAAACAACCAACGGAAAGTTGTGAATTTTGTTTGGCGGACTACCATCGAGAATGGAGAACAAAGACGATATCGTTCAGTGATGCTGAACTCTCTACTGTCTAAAATCCCATAAATCACAATACTTATTTCATGATTTTGTTAGATACagaatattctaaaactggttaGGATTTTGTGTGGGCCCATCCATCTCACCAGTCTTGCAGTTAATGTTTTTCCAGGCGCTTTCCTCGTTATTTCGTTCTTCTTTGCTTTTTGCCTCTTTGAGGAGTATCCAGTGTGCAGGGCCAAAAAGGATATCATACCAAAACTGGTTAGCAGACAAAAGAACACAGAGAGCATATTAAATACaaggatggtgaagaagaagatgatagacAGTGGGTTTTCAATCTCAGAAATTTGCAAGGGGGAGCAAAACCATGTCTTCCTGCATTTACAATTGCTTACTTagggttttttaagaaaaaatccaGATGTGTATGCCATGAacgaccatcttcttcttcttcttcttctgcactaGATGAAACCCATTATCAACATGGTATTCCTGGGATTCCCACTGATGGTAAAGTTGTTCTACTCACCAATTCAGTCAATGGGACTCAAATCTATCTTATTGGAAGTAATCATGTTTCTAAACAGAGTGCTGAAACTGTCAAAAAGGTGAATTTGATCTTTACTTTCATCTTCAAGATTAGGGTATGTTAGAAATGTAAAAATCGGGAACCCTTTTTAAACTGAATGACTACAAATGTAATATGTCATCTGAGTAGTCTGTCTGATCAAGGAAGAGGTTCTCAAGCTACTGTTAGAAAATCTTTTTCTGTTTAATGTCTGatatattttatttctctcacgCTTCTATAGCTTCTTCTCAGGAAAATGAAATTCTTTCTGATGCATTTCTTTGTTATGTGTGTATGTCCATGTCCATGTTCAGTTTCTTATTTGTGTTTTCTCTCGACCTTAAATCCTGATGCTATCTGTGCTGTTTCGTTGTGCCTCTTCATGAAAATGTAACATTATTGACCTTGCTTGGTCTATCTTGACGACATTTGTTCTCCCTTGTGAAGCTCGTAAATGCAATTTTACATTATTGGTTCATGTATCTTTTTGTACATGTTTATGCTCTGATGCCTTTCTAATGTCATTTACTAATGCAATGTAGGTGATCAATTATGTAAGGCCTGATGTAGTTGCGGTAGGTGAAGCTCCTTATAGTTATTCTCGTACAATCTCAATCATGTTTTGATTAGTTCCGGTGCAaatttaatttcatgatattcttgttgaaAGAGTTTGGCTTTGCGTTCACTGGTTTTGTTTGGGTTATTCTAAATGGAACTTTGGATCCTTGTAATCAGAAATTTGAATACTGTTTTTCATACTGTATGACGGAAATTGTCATTTTCACCTCGAATGATGCAAATAACTGTTACTGCATCCCGAACCCACATTTCCTAAGAATTATCTTAGTATCCTTCAATCATATCTTACCAATAGGGTGGAGACTGTGATGTATCATTCGAATTCTACAATCTAGCTTTTTAATTGAGAGTTTCTACCTGGATAAAAATAGTTATTGAGCTTATACATTGTCTTAAGTTTCTTCAAAGGAACTTTGTGGTGGACTTATTTTACATGTGTCTGCACAAGGTTTCTTTACTTTACTCTAGCTTTTAACTTGTTTGATTTATTTAAAGTAACTTAACGGTAATGTCTATTTGCAGATTGAGCAGTGTAAAAAAGGTGCCATGGGGATCATGAATTGGAAACCTGAAGATGCTACTTTCTACAATTTGTTTCGCAAATCCATGAGAACTCCAGGTGGACTGTGCAGGAAGTTTGGTACGTTTTTTATGGATTGTCAATACCGCCGGATGCTTGCAGATGGTATATTTCCAGGTCTGGAATTCAAGGTAATTGTTGATGCAGCTTTGAAATGCATATGATCTTGCTTATTGCTTATATTTGTTTATGACATATCCGTTCCATATTATAACCTTGGATTTGTTTTCCAGGTTGCAATAGAAGTATCTTCTAGAGTGGGAGCAAGATGTTTCTACATTAATCAAGATATTGATGTACTAATGCttaagtttttttgttttctctttggTTCATTATTTTTCTTGATCAGGAATAACCGATTTATAATTTTATTTGCAGGTTATGGTTCAACAGTTTTCCAAAGTATCCTCTTTTTACTGGCTTTGGTTCAAATATGATAGAGTAAGGAATGAAGTCGAAGATACAAGATCCTCTGTGCAAGAAATGCAGAGTTGTTTGAAAAAACTTCGTCCAGAGATTGTAAGTTCCTCTGCTCACTCTTGAAGTTTCCCTGAGATATATTATACATAGTTGAATTGTACCAGGAAAAGGCTTCCAGTTTAAGAAAGAAACACAAGTTTCTCGTTCTTTACTGTAAAAGTATACTCGTGAACAGATCAATGTCATTCTTTTTGCTTGCATTATGATATACATAATTTTGTGTTAGAATTTTTCCTCTTGAAGAGAGATAACAACTCTAAATTGTTGAATCTACTTTAAATGGCACAGTTTAAGGTGATAGTTGAAGATAGAGACAAGTTTAACGAACCTtagaagttttcaaggaaaagttgTAGCTGTGGTTGGGATGGGTCACATGGATGGAATTGAACTATTGTGGAGGCTAGCGGAGGAGGATGACAATAGCAGCGTCTTTATAACTGTAACTGAGGATTGCCACGGTACTTTCGCTTCACTCTATTTGATTTATTCTTACTTTGAATAGTTTGCACTTTGCGGTATGCTCCATATATCAGTTGACTGTCAGTTTGGTACTTTAAATAAATTGCATTGGAAGATTGGGAACAATTGCAGTCTAAAAGAAAACCTATCCTTGAGGCCTTCTGTTTTAATACGGTGCCATTATCATTTGTTAGATACAATTAGAATCGTCGATCCTACAAAATCGCGTTTGCTAATCCATTTTTGACAGTGTTGATAAATCCCATGCCTTCACTTGTATTGGTTGTTTTGTTTTAAAAATGAGTTTGAAACAACCAACTGAAAGTTGTGAATTTTGTTTGGCGGACTACCATCGAGAATGGAGAACAAAGACGATATCATTCAATGATGCTGAACTCTCTACTGTCTAAAATCCTATAAATCACAATACCTTTTTCATGATTTTGTTAGATACTGAATATACTAGTTTTGACTGGGAAAGATGATTTATGGTCCTCATATATTGAGGAAGATACTCATAGAGAAATGAATATACCAAGTGCCTTCTAATTTCTGTGTTCAACGGGTAAACAACCCTGCTAAACTGCAGCGTATCAGCTTGCATATGGTCTTATCTTGTAATGGATATTGATTTAAAAAATCAGAGCTGCTGAAATTGAAGTTTGCATGCTTATatattgttttgattttattgacAGGACATTCAGAGTAGGGCGAAAGACAAACTGTCTGGGAAAATTCGCTGCCTATGTTGTTTGGAATTGGAATTTTGTAAACAAGGTTGGTCAGCTAGGAGATTAGACAATATTGGTATGTTTTTATTGTACAGTATGTGCAAACTATAACAATCCAAAATGATATGATCATTAATGACCCTCCGAATAAGTCTTGTTTCTATATTGTGGGTTATATGAGTAAACAATTTCAAGTTAGCACCAAGACTGAATTCAGAACTATCTGTGTCTTTTAAGCCAATATATCTTTCCAATAAAAGTAAAATCTAATGCAAATGTGATGTAGGAGGATGGCTGTTCACAGTAGCTAGTCAAAGACTCAAAAGGATGATTAAGGTATAGTTGTACAATTGTTGGTATATCCAGGAGTTTGATCTAGCTGTGTGTGAATGTTTTTGATCCTTTAACCCTGTattttctccctaatttctgTTTATAAATTGAGCATTAGGATGGTTCAATTTTTCTAGACTGCATGTAATAGAATAGAGGCTTTAGTCTATGTCCTCGATAGAATACTTCATTTTACTTTTTAACTCATCGGCTCTCCCCTCCCATCTTAAAGGGTATCTAGAAGTGGTTGGGCTACCCGTAGTTGAAACTAAAAACCTTGTGTGGTTCAAGAATCAAGAAGATATATTGCAGAAAGTCTTCCTTTATTATTACTTGAGTTTTGTAATTTGAAAAGACCAGACCATGGACGTTAATTACAACAAAAGAGTGCACCGTTAcattaatcaaatcaaatcaactaGACGACTACTGCTAGGCTAGAGAGAGATTCTTTCAACGAGGAATTCAAATCTATAAAATAACAAactgaaaaattaataaaaaactaAAGGGTCATTATTTTTCTTGCAAAACTAATACCAGCAGCTTAACCAGCTAGCCTTGCACCCACTCGTAGTAAAAACGTTGGTCGCTCACTGGAATGTAGTAGTCCTGTGGTTCAAGAATCAAGAAGATAGATAACAAGAAAGTATCTACAAAAACTATGTGGATGGTGGAAAGTTCAGTCAGCAGCTTAACCATTATCATCCACATTTTCTAAGATTTCTAACCGTAGGTGTCATCCACGCATTCAGGTGGAGCAATCCTCGGTAATGAAGCATCTGTTGTAAATCCTGGGTAACGAAGCATCAACAAAAGATGAAGTGCGAAACACCAAATCATCTTATCCGGTCTTGACGCGAGAAAAGAGACACTAAGGAAACCCGTGAAGACAATACGTATAAAGGTCGGAGGTGATTGAAGAGATAGCCATTGAGTACAAGAGCAATAAATGCACTGACGAAGTAGTTGAGAAGATAAGGAGAATCTGGTCAAAGTAAGACTCGGCTAAGAACATCAAGCGCGACATCGTCTACACTCACTAAGTAATCGACATCGAATGGATGGACGTCGGGAAAAGACATCACTAGGTTCGTCCCTACACTTCAGATGAGACATCACCAGCTACCCGAGAAGGACATCAAGGAAGATGTACCGCGACACACACTGCAA includes the following:
- the LOC113288344 gene encoding uncharacterized protein LOC113288344, with translation MGIMNWKPEDATFYNLFRKSMRTPGGLCRKFGTFFMDCQYRRMLADGIFPGLEFKVAIEVSSRVGARCFYINQDIDVMVQQFSKVSSFYWLWFKYDRVRNEVEDTRSSVQEMQSCLKKLRPEIFKVIVEDRDKFNEP